The Hahella sp. HNIBRBA332 genome window below encodes:
- a CDS encoding LysR family transcriptional regulator — protein sequence MATRFGFDLRALSIFAHVAKTGNMSHSAEQLGMTQSSISQALSKLEESLQTRLFDRTVRPMELTSAGRFLYDRSTSLLQEAEQTSQAILQSDFAQLRLIKIALTDSIVTSVGRSLLDAVKKRAHDWSISTGLSHLHGHSLLSRNTDIIISDDALEDYADLSRYRILREPFILALPNDYNGPADDLNKLAMELDFVRYGAHSLIARGIERHLRAVRVEAPDRLQLDNSYAIVSAVSAGMGWTITTPLCLFQSGIKQHHVQIRRLPGEQLFRSITLTARKGELGDLPREIAQDCIAILRQDFLSLMATEHPWMMEFLTLGD from the coding sequence ATGGCAACACGTTTCGGTTTCGATCTCCGCGCTCTGAGTATTTTCGCCCATGTCGCCAAGACCGGGAATATGAGCCACTCCGCTGAACAGTTGGGAATGACGCAAAGCTCTATCTCTCAGGCCTTGTCCAAGCTGGAGGAGTCGCTGCAGACCCGTTTATTCGATCGCACGGTCCGCCCCATGGAGCTGACCAGCGCCGGGCGCTTCCTGTATGACCGCAGCACGTCGCTATTGCAGGAGGCGGAGCAGACCAGTCAGGCCATCCTGCAATCGGATTTCGCGCAATTGCGCCTCATAAAGATCGCGTTAACCGACTCCATCGTCACCTCGGTGGGACGATCGCTGCTGGATGCGGTGAAAAAACGCGCCCATGACTGGTCGATCAGCACGGGGTTGTCACACCTGCACGGGCACTCCCTGCTATCGCGCAACACAGACATTATTATCTCCGACGACGCGTTGGAGGATTATGCCGACCTGTCCCGTTACCGCATCCTGCGGGAGCCGTTCATTCTGGCTCTTCCCAATGATTACAACGGCCCCGCTGACGACCTCAACAAACTGGCGATGGAGTTGGACTTTGTCCGTTACGGCGCTCACTCCCTCATCGCCCGGGGCATCGAGCGGCATTTACGCGCAGTGCGGGTGGAGGCACCAGACCGGTTGCAGTTGGATAATTCTTACGCCATTGTCTCCGCCGTGTCAGCGGGCATGGGCTGGACGATCACCACTCCTCTGTGTTTATTCCAAAGCGGCATCAAGCAACATCATGTGCAAATCCGACGCTTGCCCGGCGAACAGCTGTTCCGCTCGATTACTCTGACTGCCCGCAAGGGAGAACTGGGGGACTTGCCCAGGGAAATCGCCCAGGACTGTATCGCAATTCTGAGACAGGATTTTCTATCGTTGATGGCGACGGAGCACCCCTGGATGATGGAGT
- the gmk gene encoding guanylate kinase, producing MARGQLYIISAPSGAGKTSLVSALLKEDKLAQVSISHTTRQVRPGEQDGVNYFFISREEFLAQAQAGDFLEHAEVFGNFYGTSQAWVESTLAKGVDVILEIDWQGAQQVRKLRPEAKSIFILPPSLEALQQRLESRGQDSAEVIQRRLQEAANEISHYPEYDYLVFNDDFDRALEDLKSVFRAERLRLSVQQVRFEAELCGMLSSQSS from the coding sequence ATGGCTAGAGGTCAGTTATATATTATTTCAGCGCCCTCCGGGGCGGGTAAGACCAGTTTGGTGTCGGCTTTACTCAAAGAAGATAAACTGGCGCAAGTCTCCATTTCCCACACGACCCGTCAGGTGCGTCCAGGCGAACAGGATGGGGTGAATTACTTTTTCATCTCCCGCGAAGAGTTTCTGGCGCAGGCGCAGGCGGGAGATTTCCTGGAGCACGCGGAAGTGTTCGGCAATTTCTACGGCACGTCCCAGGCCTGGGTGGAGTCGACCCTGGCGAAAGGCGTTGACGTTATCCTGGAAATTGACTGGCAGGGTGCGCAACAGGTGCGCAAATTGCGTCCAGAAGCCAAATCCATATTCATCCTGCCCCCATCTCTGGAAGCCTTGCAACAGCGTCTGGAATCTCGCGGCCAGGATAGCGCCGAAGTGATTCAGCGTCGCCTACAGGAAGCGGCGAATGAAATTTCCCATTATCCGGAGTACGACTATCTTGTATTCAACGATGACTTCGATCGCGCGCTGGAGGACTTGAAGTCCGTTTTCCGGGCTGAGCGTTTGCGTTTGTCCGTCCAGCAAGTGCGCTTCGAAGCTGAGCTATGCGGAATGTTGTCATCCCAGTCGAGTTAG
- the rpoZ gene encoding DNA-directed RNA polymerase subunit omega: MARVTVEDCLDHVDNRFELVMLASKRARQISQQGKDPKVEWENDKPTVVALREIAAGLVTSAMLEQDED, encoded by the coding sequence ATGGCGCGAGTAACCGTTGAAGATTGTCTGGATCATGTAGATAACCGTTTTGAGCTGGTCATGCTGGCTTCGAAGCGCGCTCGTCAGATCAGCCAGCAGGGCAAAGACCCTAAAGTCGAGTGGGAAAATGATAAACCCACTGTCGTCGCACTGCGTGAAATCGCCGCGGGCCTGGTTACATCTGCGATGCTTGAGCAAGACGAAGACTAA
- a CDS encoding bifunctional (p)ppGpp synthetase/guanosine-3',5'-bis(diphosphate) 3'-pyrophosphohydrolase — protein sequence MPTIDALAERLKTYLDNHHINVVRRAFYYAEQAHEGQYRQSGEPYITHPLAVANLLADLQLDHQCLAAAMLHDVIEDTGIPKDALSSQFGESIAELVDGVSKLTQIEFKSKAEAQAENFQKMTLAMAKDIRVILVKLADRLHNMRTLGPLKPEKRRRIATETLDIYAPIANRLGIHTMCVELEDLGFQAMFPMRAKYIQEAVRKLRGTHYEIIEEIKHKLEGKLKERGLSVRIQGREKHLHSIYQKMKAKRRSFHDIMDVYAFRIITDSVDSCYRTLGVVHGMYKPVPGRFKDYIALPKANGYQSIHTTLFGSHVNIEIQIRTEEMDKVANSGIAAHWVYKSATSDLADNQQMRAQKWVKDLMELRERADDSLEFIEHVKIDLFPDEIYIFTPKGRIMELPGGATPVDFAYAIHTDIGNSTVACRINKHLASLSMPLKSGQTVEIITAPGAKPNPAWLNFVVTGKAKSNIRHYLKQQRQSESRELGRRLLKKNLQAFGKRLDDISDQHKEKVLKHNQASSFDRLLEEIGLGSRMAYIVARQLVSDGEPTESHDMEYREDDNKPSLMVEGADGQVLNLAHCCKPIPGDPIVGVINRGAGLMIHSETCDKIKKFLHDPEHCIHLTWAKNITDEFSVALRVEVERQRGVIAEIASAVTMADGNIEKINVEEQNARLSVVSLIIKVQGRIHLARVMRRLRHLLAVTSISRVKH from the coding sequence GTGCCGACGATTGATGCGCTTGCTGAACGTTTGAAAACCTATCTGGATAACCACCATATCAATGTGGTGCGGCGAGCGTTTTACTACGCCGAGCAGGCGCATGAAGGGCAATACCGGCAAAGCGGCGAGCCTTACATTACCCACCCGCTGGCGGTGGCCAATCTCCTCGCGGATCTGCAATTGGATCATCAGTGTCTGGCGGCGGCCATGCTGCACGACGTGATTGAAGACACCGGTATTCCCAAAGACGCGCTCAGCAGCCAGTTCGGAGAGAGCATCGCCGAATTGGTGGACGGCGTCAGCAAACTGACTCAGATTGAGTTCAAATCCAAAGCGGAAGCCCAGGCGGAAAACTTTCAAAAGATGACTTTGGCCATGGCCAAGGACATTCGCGTTATCCTGGTGAAACTGGCGGACCGTCTGCATAACATGCGCACGCTGGGACCGCTGAAACCGGAGAAACGTCGTCGTATCGCGACGGAGACGCTGGATATTTACGCGCCGATCGCCAATCGACTGGGTATCCACACCATGTGCGTGGAGCTTGAAGACCTTGGGTTTCAGGCCATGTTCCCGATGCGCGCCAAGTATATCCAGGAAGCGGTGCGCAAACTGCGCGGCACTCATTACGAGATCATCGAAGAGATCAAACACAAGCTGGAAGGCAAACTGAAGGAGCGCGGTCTGTCCGTGCGCATTCAGGGCAGGGAGAAGCACCTGCACAGCATTTACCAGAAGATGAAGGCCAAACGACGCTCATTCCATGACATCATGGACGTATACGCCTTCCGCATCATCACCGACTCCGTGGACAGCTGTTACCGAACTCTCGGGGTGGTCCACGGCATGTACAAACCGGTGCCGGGCCGCTTCAAAGACTACATCGCCTTGCCCAAGGCCAACGGTTATCAATCCATTCACACCACTCTGTTCGGCTCCCACGTCAATATCGAAATCCAGATCCGCACCGAAGAAATGGACAAAGTCGCCAACAGCGGCATCGCGGCGCATTGGGTTTACAAGAGCGCTACCTCCGACCTGGCGGATAACCAGCAGATGCGGGCGCAGAAGTGGGTGAAGGATTTGATGGAGCTGCGCGAGCGGGCGGACGACTCGCTGGAGTTTATCGAGCACGTCAAAATCGACTTGTTCCCGGACGAAATTTACATCTTTACTCCGAAAGGCCGCATCATGGAGCTGCCAGGCGGGGCGACCCCGGTGGATTTCGCCTATGCGATTCACACGGATATCGGCAACTCCACGGTAGCTTGTCGCATCAACAAGCATCTGGCCTCTCTCAGCATGCCGCTGAAGAGCGGGCAAACCGTGGAAATCATTACCGCGCCCGGCGCCAAGCCGAATCCGGCGTGGCTCAACTTTGTCGTCACCGGCAAGGCCAAGAGCAACATACGCCACTATCTGAAGCAGCAGCGTCAGAGTGAGTCTCGTGAATTGGGACGTCGCCTGCTGAAGAAAAACCTGCAGGCGTTCGGCAAACGGCTCGACGATATCAGCGACCAGCATAAAGAGAAAGTGCTCAAGCACAATCAGGCCAGCAGTTTCGACCGGTTGCTTGAAGAAATCGGGCTGGGCAGTCGCATGGCGTATATTGTGGCCCGTCAACTGGTGTCTGATGGCGAGCCCACGGAAAGCCATGACATGGAATACCGCGAGGACGACAACAAGCCGTCCTTGATGGTGGAGGGCGCTGATGGTCAGGTGTTGAACCTGGCGCACTGCTGTAAGCCAATTCCCGGCGATCCTATCGTCGGCGTCATCAATCGCGGCGCAGGGTTGATGATTCACTCCGAAACCTGCGACAAGATCAAGAAATTCCTTCACGACCCCGAGCACTGTATTCATTTGACCTGGGCCAAGAACATCACTGATGAGTTCTCTGTGGCTTTGCGAGTCGAAGTGGAGCGTCAGCGGGGCGTCATCGCCGAAATCGCCAGTGCGGTCACGATGGCCGACGGCAATATCGAGAAAATCAATGTGGAAGAGCAGAACGCCCGTCTCAGTGTGGTGAGCCTGATCATCAAAGTTCAGGGTCGTATCCATCTGGCTCGCGTTATGCGCCGCCTGCGCCATTTGCTGGCGGTGACTTCCATTTCCAGGGTGAAACACTAA
- a CDS encoding RidA family protein yields the protein MTNKSVIQTENAPKAIGTYSQAVKAGQTVYLSGQIPLNPQTMELVSGDFAEQTKQVFDNLRAVCQAAGGDLGDIVKLNIYLTDLSNFATVNEIMATYFKEPYPARAAIGISQLPKGSLVEMDGIMVTS from the coding sequence ATGACTAATAAATCCGTTATCCAGACCGAAAATGCGCCTAAGGCGATCGGCACCTATTCCCAGGCTGTTAAAGCCGGTCAAACCGTATACCTGTCTGGTCAGATTCCATTGAATCCCCAAACAATGGAACTGGTGAGCGGCGACTTCGCTGAACAGACCAAACAAGTATTCGATAACCTGCGCGCGGTATGCCAGGCGGCTGGCGGCGATCTGGGCGATATCGTCAAGCTGAATATCTATCTGACTGACCTGAGCAACTTCGCTACCGTCAATGAAATCATGGCGACTTACTTCAAGGAGCCTTATCCGGCTCGCGCCGCCATTGGCATTTCCCAGTTGCCGAAAGGCTCATTGGTGGAAATGGACGGCATCATGGTGACATCCTGA
- a CDS encoding sugar nucleotide-binding protein: MHQPRLLLLGFGALNRQAAARLHDRFDILAVSRTPQQPEGVAHYALDLERDALDALPNDIDVAIYCLTPSAFTPEGYEAAYVKSLQRVMERLRSGSIKRLLFVSSTSVYGQENDEWVDEDSATEPSSFSGATLLQAEALLADSEIATTVVRFSGIYGAGRTRLLQQALDGQVALAGPSGYTNRIHEQDAVGVLCHLVELAADKPLQPCYLASDCEPVRMHEVAQWIREQACSRMACAPEAAPAQQKRRAGSKRCASQRLLASGFHFSYPTFREGYGEMIETYISQNSQANIKE, encoded by the coding sequence ATGCATCAACCACGCCTGCTGCTGCTGGGTTTCGGGGCGCTGAATCGCCAGGCGGCGGCGCGCCTGCATGACCGTTTTGACATCCTCGCGGTATCGCGCACGCCGCAACAACCGGAGGGCGTCGCTCATTATGCGCTGGATCTGGAGCGAGATGCTTTGGACGCCCTGCCCAACGATATCGACGTCGCCATTTATTGTCTCACGCCGTCCGCCTTTACGCCGGAAGGCTACGAAGCCGCCTACGTGAAGAGTCTGCAACGGGTGATGGAGCGCCTGCGCAGCGGCTCAATCAAGCGATTGTTGTTTGTATCCTCCACCAGTGTATATGGCCAGGAAAACGATGAGTGGGTCGATGAAGACAGCGCCACAGAGCCTTCCAGCTTCTCTGGCGCCACACTGCTGCAGGCGGAGGCCTTGCTGGCGGACTCCGAGATCGCGACCACTGTCGTGCGCTTTTCCGGCATCTATGGCGCTGGCCGCACGCGCTTATTGCAGCAAGCGCTGGATGGACAGGTCGCCCTCGCAGGTCCCAGCGGTTATACCAATCGCATCCATGAACAGGACGCCGTGGGTGTGTTATGTCACTTAGTGGAACTCGCCGCCGATAAGCCGCTGCAACCTTGTTATCTTGCCAGCGACTGCGAGCCGGTGCGCATGCACGAAGTGGCGCAATGGATTCGAGAACAAGCTTGCTCCCGCATGGCGTGCGCACCGGAAGCCGCTCCCGCGCAGCAAAAGCGCCGCGCAGGCAGTAAACGCTGCGCCAGCCAACGGCTGTTGGCCAGTGGTTTTCACTTCAGCTATCCCACATTTCGAGAAGGCTATGGAGAAATGATAGAGACTTATATTTCCCAGAATAGTCAGGCGAATATAAAAGAGTGA
- a CDS encoding hydrogen peroxide-inducible genes activator codes for MTLTELRYIVTLAEEKHFGRAAERCFVSQPTLSVAVKKLEDELGVTLFERSKSHITVTDTGKRVVEQALRVLDQVSVIKDIAQAGKDQLSQPLRVGAIYTIGPYLFPHLMPELHRAAPQMPLYIEENYTAVLREKLRHSELDAIIVALPFNEPEVVTLPLYDEPFVVLMPEDHPLSQYDEIDSEMLPAHDLLLLGPGHCFRDQVLDACPELFNRMGKEPPRSDRPAHIITEGSSLETIRHMVASGLGITVLPLSAVREDRYASGLLTTRPFKSPAPYRTVGLAWRVTFPRPKAIDMVALAAGQCRVVEKRAS; via the coding sequence ATGACTCTGACTGAATTGCGTTACATTGTCACTCTGGCTGAAGAGAAGCATTTCGGCCGCGCTGCTGAACGCTGTTTCGTCAGTCAGCCCACCTTGAGCGTGGCGGTGAAAAAACTGGAGGATGAGCTGGGCGTCACCTTGTTTGAGCGCAGCAAGAGCCATATCACCGTCACAGACACTGGCAAGCGTGTGGTGGAGCAGGCGCTGCGCGTGCTGGACCAGGTCAGCGTCATCAAGGATATCGCGCAGGCGGGCAAAGACCAGCTGTCCCAGCCGTTGCGCGTCGGCGCCATATACACTATCGGGCCTTACCTGTTTCCCCATCTGATGCCTGAGTTGCACCGGGCTGCGCCGCAAATGCCGCTATATATAGAAGAGAACTACACCGCCGTATTGCGGGAGAAGTTGCGCCATTCGGAACTGGACGCCATTATCGTGGCGCTGCCGTTCAATGAGCCGGAAGTTGTGACCCTGCCGCTGTATGACGAACCCTTCGTCGTGTTGATGCCGGAAGATCATCCGCTGTCCCAATACGACGAAATCGACAGCGAAATGCTGCCCGCCCACGACTTGCTGTTGTTGGGCCCGGGACACTGCTTCCGCGATCAGGTGCTGGACGCCTGCCCGGAACTGTTTAACCGTATGGGGAAAGAACCGCCCCGCAGCGACCGGCCAGCGCACATCATCACGGAAGGCAGTTCGCTGGAAACCATCCGCCACATGGTCGCTTCCGGCCTTGGCATCACCGTTCTGCCGTTGTCCGCCGTACGCGAAGATCGCTACGCCAGCGGTTTGCTGACGACGCGGCCGTTCAAATCTCCGGCGCCCTATCGCACGGTGGGCCTGGCCTGGCGCGTCACCTTCCCGCGCCCGAAAGCGATCGATATGGTGGCGTTGGCGGCGGGACAGTGCAGGGTGGTTGAGAAGCGCGCCAGTTAA
- the recG gene encoding ATP-dependent DNA helicase RecG, whose amino-acid sequence MSIEQPLTELKGVGPALAEKLAKLGLHTVQDLLFHLPLRYEDRTRVTPVAQVRVGMPAQVEATVVDARVELGRKRSLLVRVRDDSGELGLRFYYFTAQQKNRFSPGRKFLCYGEARLGRSGLEMYHPETTQVDELKPAEMEQRLTPIYPTTEGLLQKRLRDLCQQALMLMRRYPIKDWLPQELRSHYQMPELNAALDYLHHPPVGANVAALAESRHPNQQRLVAEELLAHHLSLLQLRQEVQSQPAPALQAGPLQQRFIEQLPFALTGAQKRVIGEIEQDVRAMVPMLRLVQGDVGSGKTVVAAASALFAIEAGHQAALMAPTEILSEQHFKTLSQWLEPLGVSVVWLNGKLKASERQKVLDAISSGAAQLAIGTHALFQDQVEFARLGLAIIDEQHRFGVHQRLSLREKGARSGQAPHQLIMTATPIPRTLAMSAYADLDTSVIDELPPGRTPVVTAVIPDIKRDDVVERVRKVCLEGRQAYWVCTLIEESEVLQCQAAEAAAASLAEALPDLRVGLVHGRMKAAEKTAVMDDFKNNRLHLLVATTVIEVGVDVPNASLMIIENPERLGLAQLHQLRGRVGRGSHESYCVLMYHPPLSLAGKARMQVMRDSNDGFVIAEKDLEIRGPGEVLGTRQTGLIQFRIADLQRDRQWLPVVKEMALNVIDQTDVTEALIRRWIGQRALYGKV is encoded by the coding sequence GTGTCTATTGAACAGCCGTTAACGGAATTAAAGGGCGTTGGGCCGGCCTTGGCGGAAAAGCTGGCGAAGCTGGGCCTGCATACGGTGCAGGACCTGCTGTTCCACTTGCCCCTACGCTATGAAGACCGCACCCGGGTAACGCCAGTCGCCCAGGTGAGGGTGGGTATGCCTGCGCAAGTCGAAGCGACGGTGGTGGACGCCAGAGTCGAATTGGGACGCAAACGCAGCCTGCTGGTGCGAGTGCGCGACGACAGCGGCGAGCTGGGTCTGCGCTTTTATTATTTCACCGCGCAGCAGAAGAATCGCTTCAGCCCCGGTCGCAAGTTTCTGTGTTATGGCGAAGCGCGCCTCGGCCGTAGCGGGCTGGAAATGTACCATCCCGAAACCACGCAGGTGGATGAGCTAAAGCCGGCGGAAATGGAGCAGCGTCTCACGCCCATTTATCCGACCACAGAAGGGCTGCTGCAAAAGCGTTTGCGTGACCTGTGCCAGCAGGCGCTGATGTTGATGCGCCGCTACCCCATCAAAGACTGGCTGCCCCAGGAATTACGCAGTCATTATCAGATGCCGGAACTGAATGCCGCATTGGATTACCTGCATCACCCACCGGTGGGCGCCAACGTAGCGGCGCTGGCGGAAAGCCGGCATCCCAATCAACAGCGTCTGGTGGCGGAAGAGCTGCTGGCGCACCATCTCAGTCTCTTGCAATTGCGGCAGGAAGTGCAGTCTCAACCGGCCCCAGCTTTGCAAGCCGGCCCCTTGCAGCAGCGTTTTATCGAACAACTGCCCTTTGCTCTGACCGGGGCGCAGAAGCGCGTCATTGGGGAGATTGAGCAGGATGTGCGGGCCATGGTCCCGATGCTGCGTCTGGTGCAGGGAGACGTCGGCTCCGGCAAAACCGTTGTGGCGGCGGCGTCAGCATTGTTCGCCATTGAAGCCGGTCATCAGGCGGCGTTGATGGCGCCGACGGAAATACTGTCGGAACAGCATTTCAAGACACTGAGTCAGTGGCTGGAGCCTCTGGGCGTCAGTGTGGTGTGGCTTAACGGCAAGCTTAAGGCCAGTGAGCGGCAAAAAGTGCTGGATGCGATTTCATCCGGCGCAGCGCAATTGGCTATCGGCACCCATGCGCTGTTTCAGGATCAAGTCGAGTTCGCCCGACTTGGTCTCGCTATTATCGACGAACAACATCGCTTTGGCGTGCATCAGCGGCTCTCGCTGCGGGAAAAAGGCGCTCGTTCCGGGCAGGCGCCCCATCAGCTGATCATGACTGCGACGCCGATTCCCCGTACTTTGGCGATGAGCGCCTACGCGGATCTGGATACCTCCGTAATTGATGAGTTGCCGCCAGGGCGCACGCCAGTGGTGACGGCGGTCATACCCGACATCAAACGGGACGATGTGGTGGAGCGGGTGCGTAAAGTCTGTCTGGAAGGACGTCAGGCTTATTGGGTGTGCACCCTGATTGAAGAATCCGAAGTGTTGCAGTGTCAGGCTGCCGAAGCGGCGGCGGCGAGTCTGGCTGAAGCCTTGCCGGATTTGCGCGTAGGGCTGGTGCACGGCCGCATGAAGGCGGCGGAGAAAACCGCCGTCATGGACGACTTCAAGAACAATCGGCTGCACTTGTTGGTGGCCACCACTGTCATCGAAGTCGGCGTGGACGTACCCAACGCGAGCCTGATGATCATCGAAAACCCTGAGCGCCTAGGGCTGGCGCAATTGCACCAGTTGCGCGGTCGGGTTGGGCGCGGCAGTCACGAAAGTTACTGTGTGCTGATGTACCATCCGCCGCTGTCTCTGGCGGGCAAAGCGCGCATGCAGGTCATGCGGGACAGCAACGATGGTTTTGTCATCGCGGAGAAGGACCTGGAGATTCGCGGGCCGGGGGAAGTTCTCGGCACCCGTCAAACCGGTTTGATTCAGTTCCGTATCGCCGATCTGCAACGGGATCGTCAATGGTTGCCGGTGGTGAAGGAAATGGCCCTGAACGTCATTGATCAGACGGACGTAACGGAAGCCCTCATCCGCCGCTGGATCGGCCAGCGCGCGTTATACGGCAAGGTCTGA